The genome window AAAAATGCCAGATCGAAAAAGGCTTTAAATCCTTAGATCCGAAAAAACAAACTAAAGTCAAAaacttaagaaaaaaaaattaatcttacCCAATAAGAAAGATTTTAAGGGGATCAATAAGTTTTATTGAAAAAGTGAAAACAGAAAAATAAAAggttttggggctttccaccggtaaaGATCCGGTGGAAGCCCCGACACTGCTGAGAAGAAAGAAGAGCGGCTCTGAAATAGGGTTTGAGGAGAGAAGACGGGTGGAGTTTTTTTAACTGGACCTGTTGTTATTCATGGattcaaaaaattcataaaGTTTTTAAACATGctcttaatttcaaatttgataaagatatgTAAAAATAGTGCTAGTTAAAAATGTAAGTGTTtgttctctctctttttttcccAAAGGATAAGGAATACACAGGTGTTCTTGATTTACTatttattacttataaatatattaatatccaCTTGTCCAGCTTCTGTTCACTCAAATTCTGTAATGTTGGAGTTGTGACTTTATACAATGTATGTATTAACTTACTGGTGTGGTTAGATGCCTTGATGAGCCCAAATGACTAGGCTATTGGGGGCGAAACCCGTTTAGACGAAGCCCATTTAGGCAATTTACTCAGGTACAAACACTTTGCAATTCACTCATTTATTTATGATGATTTATGATGATACAGAAGGTTAACAAATCGACTTTGGACTGGTGTGAAGCCTACAAATTCATATGCCGCCTTGAACTTTTATTTAAGTGTCGATTGAGCACTAGACAACAAAATTTTGCAACCACTTGTTGACTGATACAATTCAAAACTGCCTGCTGGCTGCTGTAAATAATCTTCTAAATATTATTGCCaaactgaatatatattaagCTGTCAGGTCTGGACACCTCATGCGCCACCTTACAAGAAGGTTTGTTTAGTAGTCCAGCAACAAAACACAACAACAGCTGCTGCAACAATAATGGCCACCGTAGATCATAGCAGCAGTAGCACTAAAGCTCCGGTGACTCGAAAATCGCGATGGTCGCTTGCTGGAATGACTGCTCTTGTCACGGGTGGCACTCGCGGAATCGGGTTCAGTTTATTTCCCCATACTTTGTTAGATTATtggagtgttttttttttcttgtattttttttttaatatattgtttgTCCAGGCATGCTATTGTGGAGGAATTAGCGGAGTTGGGGGCATGTGTTTACACGTGTTCACGCAATGAGCAAGAGTTGAATGAGCGATTAGAAGAATGGAGAGCTAAAGGCTTTGATGTTACTGGTTCTGTCTGTGATGTGTCTTCTGGTACCGAGAGAGAGCAGCTGTTTCAGAGGATTTCTTCTTGTTTTGGTGGCAAGCTTCATATTCTCGTATGTTCTTTAATTTCTACAGCGCTTGCTCATTATATTCGGATCATGTTAGGCTACAAACTTTATCTATGGAGACGAGTGGACGTATACCTTATACAGGCCTTTGGTCTGTGAAGTTTCACTTTAAGGAAAATAGTGTAGTCATCCCGGGATTATAAGATTAAGCCCTGCTCTAACGGCTGCCTCTGGTCTGGCCTAAGGACCATGGCCTCTCTCCTTAAATTTTAAGTTTCAGATCACAGATGTACTCTGCTCTTTACTTAggacttgtatatatttttatctaccTTCGGTGAATGCTATATTTTATACATGCTGGATAAAGTTTACAATCTGACAATGCGGCGTTCATGATCCCTAATTGTTACAATAGCCTTTACATTTTTTAACAATTACTTCTTTAACGTGTTGGCTTAGTTTATGAACTAACGAGAGTCCCagtgaatatatatatgctttGAGCTAATGAAACTGCTAGTAAAAATATGACCCTTGTTTCCTTCCATGTATAAATTTAGATTGGTTGCGAACTTAAGATATAATTAAACTTTATCACATGAAGGGTGAACAAATTGACTGCATTGTTAATGTTCTGAAATCTAGTTTACAGCACATGTTGATCTTCACCCATGTTCACAAATTTTGTGTTTTGAAAGAGGCTGGACTGTTTTGTGTTAGTAACTTAGTTTTCTATTCACAGATAAATAATGTTGGCACAAATATCAGGAgagcaactgaaaactatacaGCTGAACAATATTCAATAGTCATGGCTACCAATTTGGAAGCTCCCTACCATGCTTGTCAACTGGCTTATCCTCTTTTGAAGGCGTCCGGATCTGGATGCATAGTGTTCAATTCGTCGGTAGCTGGTTTGGTGCACTTAGGTACTCCTGGATCTGTCTATGGAGCTGCTAAAGGTAATATTCTCAATTCTCTATTCTCAACTTACAGCGGGATCCATATGTAAGACAACTCTCTATACAATTTGCGGTGTTAACTTTATGGTCTCTGGTTTCGGTTTCTTATCACAGGCGCAATCAATCAGCTCACGAAGAATTTGGCTTGTGAATGGGCCAAAGATAACATTCGGACTAATTGTGTTGCACCAGGGTACATCAAAACACCACCTGTAGAGAAGGTACTATGATCTTAATCTCTTATGCTTATTGTAATTTTAGTACTCCTCTCATTTTATATGAACCACTTTCCTTTCTTGGATGTCCCAAAAAAAatgaacattttttttatagtatctatataaagttattacaaccacaCGTTTATAAACTACACTTATTTAACATCCACCAACTCTTTTATGTGGTTAAGATTaagtcaagtatttatttcttaaaaactTTGCTAGTCAAAAGGCTCGCacaaattgggacggagggagtatatattaatatcttttcaCATACACATATTTTGTTCTAGAGTTATTAAAAAGCAGTAGGAAATTTAGAATAAACATCTGAACTGGACTTATGAAACCATTTGGGTTTGCAGTTATTCGAGAGAAAGAACTTCTTAGAGCGTTTGGTGTCCCGGACCCCGCTTCGCCGTCCTGGAGAGACTGAAGAGGTGTCATCGTTGGTGGCATATCTTTGTATGCCTGCTGCTTCTTACATCACTGGTCAGATTATTGCAATCGATGGGGGGCTTACTGTCAATTGTTTTGAGCGTGTTGTCTGATGGCTCTGTATAGAGGCAGAGGTGTCAACTTGTTCACTTCTTATAGTgaatttttgttgttttgacTTTATTTTCTGTAGATTGCATCAGTCGTGATGAGTAGTAAACACCTTCAAATGAATAATGATACTTCCCGGGTGGACATTCTGGCAAGTTTTCAAGTATGCAGTAGTTTGGTGCTTTGAATCAAAGATATTTGTTGTCAATAACAGCGTTGCCGTCTATTTGCTGATGGACTATGATAACATAAATTACTGCTCCTTGGTAAATCTAACATAAGCAAGCTCTGTTAATGTGATATAAAATAGGATCATTGGCATTTCTGACTGTGGTGCTTAGAATACATTTAGATATCGAATATTGTTGTACAAAAATTATGTTTGATGATCGGAAATATCTCTGTCTAGAAGTCAGTGGATGCTGTTCGTAACTgcccgaactgattaaatatcttattatttaattaatcagcCGATTAATTCCCGATCAATCCAATTAATCTCTGA of Daucus carota subsp. sativus chromosome 3, DH1 v3.0, whole genome shotgun sequence contains these proteins:
- the LOC108211614 gene encoding tropinone reductase homolog At5g06060 — its product is MATVDHSSSSTKAPVTRKSRWSLAGMTALVTGGTRGIGHAIVEELAELGACVYTCSRNEQELNERLEEWRAKGFDVTGSVCDVSSGTEREQLFQRISSCFGGKLHILINNVGTNIRRATENYTAEQYSIVMATNLEAPYHACQLAYPLLKASGSGCIVFNSSVAGLVHLGTPGSVYGAAKGAINQLTKNLACEWAKDNIRTNCVAPGYIKTPPVEKLFERKNFLERLVSRTPLRRPGETEEVSSLVAYLCMPAASYITGQIIAIDGGLTVNCFERVV